A single window of Desulfomonilaceae bacterium DNA harbors:
- the def gene encoding peptide deformylase, giving the protein MPVLRIVTAPDNKLASKAELVTELNEDVLRLASDMTDTMYKAPGIGLAANQVGELIRLIVFDIHYAYAEPKDKRKAPTVIINPVILISDGEEFKEEGCLSVPNFNVDVKRAARVQVEGVDINGKPVKMEAEGLMARVLQHEIDHLEGKTLLDHASALKRSIYQRRAKKTQRSGK; this is encoded by the coding sequence ATGCCTGTTCTTAGAATAGTCACAGCTCCTGACAATAAACTGGCGTCAAAAGCGGAACTTGTAACAGAGTTGAACGAAGATGTGCTCCGGTTGGCTTCAGACATGACAGATACTATGTATAAGGCTCCGGGAATAGGGTTGGCCGCAAATCAGGTTGGGGAACTCATTAGACTGATCGTTTTCGACATCCACTACGCGTACGCAGAGCCTAAAGACAAAAGAAAGGCTCCAACAGTCATTATTAATCCCGTAATATTAATTTCGGATGGAGAAGAATTTAAGGAAGAGGGGTGTCTCAGTGTTCCCAACTTTAACGTTGATGTCAAACGCGCTGCGCGTGTTCAGGTTGAAGGCGTAGACATAAACGGTAAACCGGTGAAGATGGAAGCCGAAGGTCTCATGGCGCGAGTGCTCCAACACGAAATAGATCACCTGGAAGGCAAAACTCTCCTGGATCATGCGTCCGCACTTAAGAGAAGCATTTATCAAAGACGCGCAAAAAAAACCCAACGGAGCGGTAAGTGA
- the fmt gene encoding methionyl-tRNA formyltransferase: MTLRLVFMGSPPFAIPTLEALYQEFEIVAVFSQADKPTGRGKILTATPVKQAAQDLGLTCHEPENLKDSQVLGILKELKPDAIIVVAYGKFLPKDVLNLPPLGCLNLHASLLPKHRGPSPISAALLSGDEQTGATVMLMDSGMDTGQILAQSVVQIGPGDTAGELHDKLMEQGAFLMVETIKKLAKKEIVSVPQDESRATYSKLLKKTDGLMNWNLDASRLDRIVRAMNPWPGAFFLLGRQAVRVWRGSPLEGHGQPGIVVDVTSKGVFVGTGRGLYCLEEVQAPSKKRISAPDFARGKRLKPGASFTEGHDIIV; the protein is encoded by the coding sequence GTGACACTGCGTCTTGTGTTTATGGGCTCACCCCCGTTTGCTATACCGACGCTCGAAGCCCTTTACCAAGAATTTGAAATAGTAGCTGTTTTTTCACAGGCGGACAAACCGACGGGTCGGGGTAAAATATTAACAGCTACACCGGTAAAACAAGCGGCCCAAGATTTGGGCCTCACGTGTCACGAACCCGAAAATCTTAAAGATTCTCAAGTTCTCGGAATATTGAAAGAACTGAAACCTGACGCCATCATTGTCGTCGCTTACGGAAAATTCCTTCCAAAAGATGTTTTGAATCTGCCACCCCTGGGATGTTTAAATCTTCACGCGTCTCTACTTCCTAAACATCGTGGACCGTCCCCTATTTCCGCTGCTCTGCTTTCAGGAGATGAACAAACAGGAGCCACGGTAATGCTTATGGACTCCGGAATGGACACAGGACAAATTCTTGCCCAAAGCGTTGTTCAAATAGGACCAGGAGACACCGCTGGTGAGCTACACGATAAGCTCATGGAACAAGGGGCTTTTTTGATGGTCGAAACAATTAAGAAACTGGCCAAAAAGGAAATTGTTTCCGTTCCTCAGGATGAGTCCAGAGCTACATATTCTAAACTTCTAAAGAAAACCGATGGATTGATGAATTGGAATTTGGACGCTTCTCGCCTTGATAGAATAGTTCGGGCAATGAATCCTTGGCCTGGCGCTTTCTTCCTGTTGGGAAGACAGGCCGTGAGGGTCTGGCGAGGAAGCCCACTTGAGGGGCATGGACAACCGGGGATTGTAGTTGACGTGACATCAAAAGGAGTTTTCGTTGGAACCGGTCGAGGACTTTATTGCCTTGAAGAAGTTCAGGCGCCTTCAAAAAAAAGAATATCCGCGCCGGACTTTGCTAGAGGGAAAAGACTGAAACCGGGCGCCAGCTTTACGGAAGGACACGACATAATCGTTTAA
- the htpX gene encoding zinc metalloprotease HtpX produces MNQLKTVILLAALSGLLVVLGGYLGGKNGATLALVIALAMNFGSYWFSDKIVLSMYHAQEVTEAEAPDLYNLIRELTRNAGLPMPKVYIIPDDSPNAFATGRNPEHAAVAVTEGILSILSRDELAGVIGHELGHVKNRDILIQTVAATIGAAITYLAQFGFLFGGRSDDNREGGGSFLGSLMMMILAPLAAAIIQMAISRSREYIADETGAKICGHPLWLASALGKLQKGVERVPMQAEQATAHMFIVSPFFGSGMSNLFSTHPPIENRIERLEKMAGY; encoded by the coding sequence ATGAACCAACTCAAGACAGTGATTCTGCTCGCCGCTCTTAGTGGTTTGTTGGTAGTCCTGGGTGGATACCTTGGAGGCAAAAATGGAGCCACGCTGGCGCTGGTTATCGCTTTAGCGATGAATTTCGGCAGCTACTGGTTTAGTGATAAAATCGTATTGTCCATGTACCATGCTCAGGAAGTTACCGAAGCCGAGGCTCCTGATCTCTACAACCTGATCAGGGAGCTTACCAGGAACGCAGGACTTCCTATGCCTAAAGTGTATATAATTCCAGATGATTCTCCAAACGCGTTCGCGACTGGTAGAAATCCCGAACACGCCGCAGTGGCTGTCACTGAAGGTATATTGAGTATTCTTAGCCGGGATGAGCTTGCAGGGGTCATCGGACACGAACTCGGACATGTAAAAAATCGGGACATACTTATACAAACAGTGGCCGCGACCATCGGCGCCGCTATCACGTACCTGGCGCAATTTGGGTTTCTCTTTGGCGGGAGGTCTGACGATAACAGGGAAGGTGGCGGTTCTTTTTTAGGCTCCTTGATGATGATGATCTTGGCGCCTCTTGCGGCTGCCATCATTCAAATGGCCATATCTAGATCTCGAGAATATATTGCGGATGAGACCGGAGCAAAAATATGCGGACATCCTTTGTGGTTGGCAAGCGCGCTGGGCAAGCTTCAGAAAGGGGTCGAAAGAGTTCCTATGCAGGCGGAACAGGCCACGGCTCATATGTTTATCGTGAGCCCCTTTTTCGGAAGCGGCATGTCGAATCTCTTCTCAACACACCCACCTATTGAAAACCGCATCGAAAGACTTGAAAAAATGGCTGGCTACTGA
- the rsmB gene encoding 16S rRNA (cytosine(967)-C(5))-methyltransferase RsmB, translating to MTNRGFSVTVSRELALNALNECDKGSYAENAIADVLSNRVVSEKDRSLVTEIVYGSIRWKMRLDSTINSFLKNSPKKLKSDIRNILRIALYQLIFLDRIPAHSIVNEAVSQAKGLYGGAFSGMVNAILRSVLANTEMFNAKPGRELNSLAVHYSHPEWLVKRWISEYGMEETLNILEFNNRRAELNVRVNSIKTNISDLISCFEKEGLTYEVLDMSLGALTISKWRAPVKELPGFKEGLFAIQNFASQVIATLIKPKPQHEILDVCGAPGGKSSHIAAIVNNQASITLVDANPKRLEEAGKNFKRLGVECVKIIRGNAEQASFLNSLGAFDGVLVDAPCSNLGVLRHNCEAKYRVSPDELNKMAERQLLILSEAAKTVKKSGLLVYCVCSVSQEETFKVIGKFLASHTDFVIDKIEVHEVPSPKFLTDDGFFFSFPPFIGILTDGFFAARIKKI from the coding sequence ATGACCAACCGAGGTTTTTCAGTCACCGTCTCGCGTGAACTGGCTCTGAATGCATTGAATGAATGCGACAAAGGCAGTTATGCGGAAAATGCGATTGCGGATGTTCTCTCTAACAGAGTTGTATCGGAAAAGGATCGATCACTTGTTACCGAAATTGTCTATGGATCTATCCGCTGGAAAATGAGACTGGACTCAACAATAAATTCTTTTCTTAAAAACTCTCCTAAAAAACTGAAATCCGACATCCGGAATATTCTAAGAATCGCCTTGTACCAATTGATTTTTCTGGATAGAATTCCGGCCCATTCAATTGTAAATGAGGCGGTTTCACAGGCAAAAGGTTTGTATGGAGGCGCTTTTTCAGGAATGGTAAACGCAATTCTCAGATCGGTGTTGGCAAATACTGAAATGTTTAACGCCAAGCCCGGGAGAGAACTGAATTCTTTAGCCGTTCATTATTCACACCCCGAATGGTTGGTTAAACGATGGATTTCTGAATATGGGATGGAAGAAACTCTGAATATTCTGGAATTCAACAATCGACGCGCCGAATTAAATGTCCGTGTAAATTCAATCAAGACAAACATTTCCGATCTGATTTCCTGTTTTGAAAAAGAGGGTTTGACTTACGAAGTTCTGGACATGAGCCTAGGAGCGTTAACGATTTCAAAATGGAGAGCCCCTGTAAAAGAATTACCCGGCTTCAAGGAAGGTCTTTTTGCGATTCAAAATTTTGCTTCTCAAGTAATAGCCACATTGATTAAACCGAAGCCACAGCATGAAATTCTGGACGTTTGCGGCGCTCCTGGTGGAAAATCCTCGCATATCGCTGCGATTGTGAATAATCAGGCTAGTATCACTTTGGTAGATGCGAACCCCAAGCGTCTTGAGGAAGCCGGGAAAAATTTCAAACGCCTCGGGGTCGAGTGTGTAAAAATAATCCGGGGGAACGCCGAACAGGCGTCTTTTCTCAATTCATTGGGAGCATTCGATGGTGTTCTCGTTGACGCTCCCTGCTCCAATCTGGGAGTGTTGAGACACAACTGCGAGGCAAAATATCGTGTAAGTCCCGACGAATTGAATAAGATGGCTGAGCGGCAATTGCTAATCTTGTCTGAAGCCGCCAAGACCGTCAAGAAATCGGGATTATTGGTGTATTGTGTATGCTCAGTCAGTCAAGAAGAAACTTTCAAAGTCATAGGAAAATTTCTCGCGTCTCACACGGATTTTGTCATAGATAAAATCGAGGTCCATGAAGTTCCAAGCCCTAAATTTCTGACTGATGACGGGTTTTTCTTCTCTTTTCCACCTTTCATAGGAATTTTGACGGATGGATTTTTCGCTGCAAGAATCAAAAAGATCTAG
- a CDS encoding cupin domain-containing protein, with product MSVELQIGSRIRAQRLGNKLTLKRLAEMVGCSDAYLSQVENGKVSPSISSLKKISEALQAKITDFFVETENDDPIVLPQDQRVTITLEGWNARIESLIINSRNKRMHPFFTTIQPGGGSHGLYSHVGEEFGIVLKGKLQIHIEDDIHLVHQNESFYYNSNLPHSWTNPGKSETIVVWVISPPTF from the coding sequence ATGAGCGTCGAACTGCAAATCGGGAGTCGAATCCGGGCGCAAAGACTCGGTAATAAACTGACTCTTAAGAGGTTGGCCGAAATGGTCGGTTGCTCTGACGCTTATTTGTCACAAGTGGAAAATGGGAAAGTCTCCCCGTCAATCTCCAGCCTAAAAAAAATATCTGAGGCTTTACAGGCCAAGATAACAGATTTTTTTGTAGAAACCGAAAATGATGACCCAATAGTACTGCCCCAGGACCAGAGAGTGACTATCACCCTGGAAGGATGGAACGCTCGTATCGAGTCTTTAATTATCAACTCCAGGAACAAGAGAATGCATCCGTTTTTCACCACAATTCAACCTGGTGGTGGATCACACGGTCTTTACAGCCACGTAGGGGAAGAATTTGGAATAGTCCTCAAGGGGAAATTACAAATTCACATCGAAGACGATATTCATCTGGTTCATCAAAATGAGAGCTTCTATTATAATTCCAATTTACCTCACAGTTGGACTAATCCTGGTAAGTCGGAAACGATAGTGGTTTGGGTCATAAGTCCTCCGACATTTTAA
- a CDS encoding amino acid ABC transporter substrate-binding protein: MILKSFRLVLVLLLAGLLCVGLAWGEQKKVWKIGVAVSLTGVFGKDGSLVKDAYTLWQETVNAAGGINGSPVEIIFYDDKSDPATTAKLTEQLIVSDKVDLLLGGFGSSQLFAASPVAEKNQYPLISGGASSNKLFERGFKYYFSTLGKATEEVRGCVDIFSAVSPKPKTAAIIGADILFTSLACEGFKKYCGQNGIEVVHYELFPMALQDYNSLLTKVKNKNPDILLVGSHLLVAMKTIKAMKEIDFSPKAVAFSYGPTVPKFVEDLKGDANYVIAASEWTGNMPYSGKVFGKASNFKELYFKRFNRFPDYVEAAAAGGAVAQQTVLQELKLTPPLNKENRVKIMEALHKDTFETFYGKIHFGADGANEAHPPVAVQIQNGKLENVFPLDYAEAKIQYPFKPWKER; this comes from the coding sequence ATGATTCTAAAAAGCTTCAGGTTAGTTTTGGTTCTGCTGCTTGCTGGTCTCTTATGCGTAGGGCTGGCGTGGGGCGAACAAAAAAAAGTCTGGAAAATCGGGGTTGCGGTTTCTCTGACTGGTGTGTTTGGTAAAGATGGAAGCCTGGTCAAAGACGCTTACACACTTTGGCAGGAGACCGTCAACGCGGCTGGTGGAATTAACGGTTCACCCGTGGAGATAATCTTTTATGATGACAAGAGCGACCCAGCGACTACGGCTAAACTGACTGAACAACTTATTGTCAGTGACAAGGTTGATCTACTCTTGGGTGGATTCGGAAGTAGCCAATTGTTCGCTGCGAGCCCTGTCGCTGAAAAAAATCAGTATCCTTTGATCAGCGGCGGCGCAAGCTCCAACAAGCTGTTCGAACGGGGATTCAAATACTATTTTTCAACTCTCGGTAAAGCTACCGAGGAAGTTCGAGGATGTGTCGACATTTTTTCGGCCGTTAGTCCTAAACCAAAAACAGCCGCTATTATTGGGGCGGATATTTTATTCACATCGTTAGCTTGTGAAGGTTTCAAGAAATATTGCGGACAAAACGGCATAGAAGTGGTTCACTACGAGCTGTTTCCAATGGCGTTGCAGGACTACAACTCTTTGTTGACCAAGGTGAAGAACAAGAACCCCGACATACTGCTGGTAGGTTCCCATCTTCTCGTGGCGATGAAGACCATAAAAGCCATGAAGGAGATAGACTTCAGCCCCAAGGCGGTAGCTTTCAGTTACGGCCCAACTGTCCCAAAATTTGTGGAGGATCTGAAAGGTGACGCTAACTACGTAATCGCCGCATCTGAATGGACTGGAAACATGCCCTATTCAGGAAAAGTTTTCGGTAAGGCGTCGAACTTTAAGGAGCTTTATTTCAAAAGATTCAATCGTTTTCCTGATTATGTTGAGGCGGCCGCAGCCGGTGGGGCCGTGGCCCAGCAAACCGTTTTGCAAGAATTGAAGTTAACACCCCCTTTAAACAAAGAAAATCGTGTCAAAATTATGGAGGCCTTGCACAAGGACACATTTGAGACTTTCTACGGCAAAATCCACTTTGGAGCAGATGGAGCCAACGAAGCCCATCCTCCAGTAGCGGTGCAAATCCAGAATGGAAAACTCGAAAATGTCTTTCCTCTAGATTACGCTGAGGCAAAGATTCAGTATCCTTTCAAACCATGGAAGGAAAGGTAA
- the mmsA gene encoding CoA-acylating methylmalonate-semialdehyde dehydrogenase, whose translation MSVRKLRNYVNGEWIDSKTESFFPIVNSLDGQTIALCPDSTTNEVDDAIYAGKQAFQSWRNTIPTRRADILYKLREKMLSAIGELAEIITLEHGKTLSDAKGELTRAIQYVEHPCGIPELLKGSHSEDVGTGVDEYYIREPLGVFSLLPPFNFPAMIALYFTWPIACGNTVVVKPSELCPMTMLRITELAEESGFPKGVLNVVNGGPSVGERLCTHPDIQGVTFVGSSRVAEMVYRTATSHGKRAQCQGGAKNHVLVMDDANLDEAIPNIVNSCFGHTSQRCFAVSNILVSEKIYDSFKEKFVAACKELKLGSGREAGTNMGPVINKPALDRLYKAVDTALQEGASIILDGRSPKINDYPNGFFFGPTLLEAEPDNFAFKEEIFGPVRCLKKVKTLQEAIEIINSSAYGHTGVIYTQNGGWARHFIRNVNTGQIGVNVGTPAPIAFYPVGGRKVSFYGSHRGRANDAIDFYTDKKVVVTKWSSYSEKSAPDKSNKKNEPSSVLF comes from the coding sequence ATGTCAGTCAGAAAATTACGAAATTATGTAAACGGTGAGTGGATTGATTCAAAGACAGAGTCATTTTTCCCTATAGTAAACTCTTTGGATGGTCAAACAATAGCATTATGCCCTGATTCAACAACAAATGAAGTGGATGACGCAATTTATGCAGGGAAACAGGCTTTTCAATCCTGGAGAAACACGATTCCCACGCGGCGCGCTGATATTCTTTACAAATTGCGCGAAAAAATGCTCTCAGCGATCGGAGAACTTGCCGAAATCATAACACTTGAACATGGAAAAACCCTCTCCGACGCCAAGGGTGAACTCACCCGGGCCATTCAATATGTAGAACATCCATGTGGAATCCCGGAATTGTTGAAGGGGAGTCACAGTGAAGATGTTGGGACAGGCGTCGATGAGTATTACATACGAGAACCATTGGGTGTATTTAGTTTGCTGCCTCCTTTCAACTTTCCGGCCATGATTGCGCTCTATTTTACCTGGCCTATCGCTTGTGGGAATACAGTGGTAGTTAAACCCAGTGAGTTATGTCCCATGACCATGCTCAGAATAACTGAATTGGCTGAAGAATCAGGGTTTCCCAAGGGGGTGCTGAATGTGGTTAATGGGGGACCGAGCGTGGGAGAGAGGCTGTGCACACATCCGGACATTCAGGGCGTGACGTTTGTCGGTTCATCCAGGGTAGCTGAAATGGTTTATCGGACAGCCACCTCACATGGGAAAAGGGCTCAATGCCAGGGCGGCGCAAAAAATCATGTGTTAGTAATGGATGACGCAAACCTTGATGAGGCTATTCCCAATATCGTGAATTCTTGCTTTGGTCACACAAGTCAAAGATGTTTTGCGGTTTCAAACATTTTGGTCAGTGAAAAAATTTACGATTCATTTAAGGAAAAATTTGTCGCCGCATGCAAGGAGTTGAAATTGGGGTCTGGCCGTGAAGCTGGAACCAATATGGGGCCGGTTATAAACAAGCCTGCCCTGGATCGGCTGTACAAAGCCGTCGACACGGCTCTTCAGGAAGGGGCTTCAATCATTCTCGACGGCAGGAGTCCCAAAATCAATGATTATCCAAACGGATTTTTCTTCGGTCCCACTTTATTAGAGGCGGAACCGGATAATTTCGCATTCAAGGAAGAAATTTTTGGACCAGTGCGGTGTTTGAAAAAAGTCAAAACCCTTCAGGAAGCCATAGAAATTATCAATTCAAGCGCATATGGACATACAGGTGTGATCTACACACAAAATGGCGGTTGGGCGCGTCACTTCATTAGAAACGTCAATACTGGGCAAATTGGGGTAAATGTTGGAACCCCCGCACCGATTGCGTTCTATCCGGTAGGAGGACGCAAGGTGTCTTTTTACGGCTCTCATCGAGGTCGAGCAAACGACGCGATCGATTTTTATACGGATAAAAAAGTGGTTGTAACGAAATGGAGTTCCTATTCTGAAAAATCGGCTCCAGATAAATCGAATAAAAAGAACGAACCGAGTTCGGTATTGTTTTAA
- a CDS encoding branched-chain amino acid ABC transporter permease, with protein sequence MDTVLAQAVINGLLLGGVYTAYSAGFSLIFGVMGVVNLAHGELIMLGAFTSYWLFDFFKLDPYLSAPFAMVFLFIFGYLVQKHIINRVIGQPHIMSYILTFGLHLMVANIAIKMWTQDFRTITTSYSGANAAILGLNIPYARLITFIVALLVTWGLWFFLMKTETGRAIRATAQDKEVARLMGVDIRNIYAITFGLGAAITGLSGAVMSPFVIISPEMGLEYTIIAFCVVVLGGMGYMPGALVGGLVLGVAQALAATYLNAGASVAITFIILFVMLVIRPAGILGKGSVA encoded by the coding sequence ATGGACACAGTATTAGCTCAAGCTGTGATTAACGGGCTTCTTTTAGGAGGAGTCTATACGGCGTATTCAGCCGGATTCTCCCTTATATTCGGAGTTATGGGGGTGGTCAATCTCGCTCACGGTGAGTTGATAATGCTTGGGGCTTTCACATCATACTGGCTGTTTGATTTCTTCAAGCTGGATCCATATTTGAGCGCTCCATTCGCAATGGTGTTTCTATTCATATTTGGCTATCTGGTTCAAAAGCACATCATTAACCGAGTAATCGGACAGCCGCACATTATGAGCTATATTTTGACCTTTGGTCTCCATTTGATGGTGGCCAATATAGCCATCAAAATGTGGACCCAGGACTTCAGAACCATTACTACGAGTTATTCAGGAGCCAACGCCGCCATACTGGGTCTGAATATTCCTTACGCCCGATTAATCACTTTTATTGTCGCTCTTCTGGTTACATGGGGCTTGTGGTTTTTCCTGATGAAGACAGAGACTGGCCGAGCTATTAGAGCTACGGCTCAGGACAAAGAAGTCGCGAGATTGATGGGCGTGGATATCAGAAACATTTATGCGATTACCTTTGGGTTGGGCGCTGCCATAACGGGATTATCAGGAGCCGTCATGAGTCCCTTTGTAATAATCTCACCTGAAATGGGGCTCGAATACACTATAATCGCCTTTTGCGTTGTCGTTTTGGGAGGCATGGGATACATGCCCGGGGCCCTGGTTGGCGGGCTGGTGTTAGGGGTTGCCCAAGCTTTGGCCGCCACCTATTTGAACGCCGGCGCTTCAGTCGCGATAACGTTCATAATCCTGTTTGTCATGCTGGTTATTAGGCCGGCGGGAATACTCGGTAAAGGTAGCGTGGCATGA
- a CDS encoding branched-chain amino acid ABC transporter permease — translation MNFKTDKIILAVFLIISAALAFLPSFVKSEYLLRLIAVVILWIGLAGCWNMMSGYTGYIDFGPVVYFGIGSYVVAIAMTKYGIPFFPSLALAGLVSALTAFFIGIPTLRLKGAYFAIATFAFAEAMKQITLEFDRTFSVSFFQGSDGITLPISGYDNTFFFYCIFPVTFLVILAHYFIEHSKFGYGLKAIKEAETAAEISGVNTTLNKLRAYVTSAFFLGLFGAIEAYWITYITPSDVFNVQKTVQMVIMTLLGGMGTFLGPVVGATFLTLISEALGTRFVEYYLIMIGAIIIIAILIMPNGIIGTLKIRKKLRFI, via the coding sequence ATGAATTTTAAGACCGACAAGATAATTCTGGCCGTATTCTTGATAATTTCAGCGGCGCTGGCGTTTCTACCTTCTTTTGTAAAGTCTGAATATTTGTTGAGGTTGATAGCTGTAGTTATTCTCTGGATAGGGCTGGCAGGATGCTGGAACATGATGAGCGGCTACACTGGCTACATCGATTTTGGCCCAGTCGTCTATTTTGGAATCGGCTCATATGTTGTCGCCATAGCTATGACCAAGTATGGAATACCTTTTTTCCCGAGCTTGGCTCTTGCCGGATTGGTTTCGGCCCTAACGGCTTTTTTTATAGGGATCCCGACTTTACGCTTGAAGGGAGCTTATTTTGCAATAGCCACATTCGCTTTTGCCGAAGCTATGAAACAAATCACCCTGGAGTTCGACCGTACTTTCTCTGTTTCATTTTTTCAGGGTAGCGACGGGATAACTTTACCCATAAGCGGATATGACAACACTTTTTTCTTTTATTGTATTTTTCCAGTCACATTTCTCGTGATCTTGGCTCACTATTTCATAGAGCATTCAAAATTCGGGTACGGCCTCAAAGCGATCAAAGAAGCGGAAACAGCGGCTGAAATCAGTGGGGTTAATACAACATTAAATAAATTGAGGGCTTATGTTACAAGCGCCTTTTTCCTGGGGCTGTTTGGAGCCATAGAAGCCTACTGGATTACTTATATAACTCCGTCGGATGTGTTCAACGTACAAAAAACGGTTCAGATGGTCATTATGACCCTTTTGGGAGGAATGGGCACATTCCTCGGGCCTGTTGTGGGAGCCACTTTCCTTACTTTAATATCAGAAGCTTTGGGAACGAGATTTGTTGAATATTACCTTATCATGATAGGCGCGATCATAATTATAGCGATATTGATCATGCCGAACGGGATAATTGGAACTTTGAAGATTCGTAAAAAGTTAAGGTTTATTTGA
- a CDS encoding ABC transporter ATP-binding protein — protein MTGLQCKDVTMKFGALAAVQMVSFSLNPGEILGMIGPNGAGKTTLFNCVIGLHKPSSGKIYLNNVDITGMKPHRVCRMGLAKTSQIMEPFQAMTVFENVLVGALHGGRMRMGPAAKETEKVIELVGLNEYAFKLSGSIPVPARRRLELARALATGANILLLDENMAGLNPHEVDDALKIINQIRNSGKSLIVVEHIMRVVMGISDRIVVLNYGAKIADGFPEDVVNDEEVIKAYLGEKLSSLKVA, from the coding sequence ATGACCGGATTGCAATGCAAAGACGTCACTATGAAATTTGGGGCCCTGGCAGCGGTCCAAATGGTGAGTTTTTCTTTAAACCCCGGAGAAATCCTCGGAATGATCGGACCGAATGGAGCCGGAAAGACCACTCTTTTTAATTGTGTAATTGGTCTTCACAAACCTAGTTCAGGGAAAATCTACCTTAACAATGTTGATATTACCGGAATGAAACCTCACAGAGTCTGTCGAATGGGGTTGGCCAAAACCTCACAGATTATGGAGCCTTTCCAGGCTATGACTGTGTTCGAAAACGTTCTTGTGGGCGCTTTACACGGCGGACGAATGAGAATGGGCCCAGCCGCGAAGGAGACAGAGAAAGTTATCGAACTAGTGGGATTGAATGAGTACGCTTTCAAACTATCGGGATCCATTCCCGTCCCGGCGCGCCGAAGATTGGAACTTGCCCGAGCCCTGGCGACAGGCGCGAATATCCTTCTCCTGGACGAAAATATGGCTGGGCTGAATCCTCACGAAGTAGACGATGCCCTGAAAATTATAAATCAAATTAGAAACTCCGGGAAATCTCTCATCGTAGTCGAACATATTATGCGAGTTGTGATGGGTATATCTGACCGGATTGTCGTGTTGAACTACGGCGCTAAAATCGCCGACGGTTTCCCTGAAGACGTAGTAAATGATGAGGAGGTCATAAAGGCCTATTTAGGAGAAAAACTCTCGTCTCTCAAAGTGGCTTGA
- a CDS encoding ABC transporter ATP-binding protein has product MDQPILKVEKIDVSYRDVKVLHEIDLEVYPSEIVTVIGPNGAGKSTLLSAIIGFQAPNRGSILFKGHTITGVPPEETVKLGMTIVPEGARVFTEMSVLDNLKMGSYIKSSRERRNESLEMVFDFFPRLHERMKQKGGTLSGGERQMLAIGRALMSRPSLLLLDEPSLGLAPLLVTKVFETIVRIASTGLTVLLVEQNVHFSLEISKKAYVLENGRIVKSGPSEELANNDYIKKSYLAL; this is encoded by the coding sequence ATGGATCAACCTATTTTAAAAGTAGAAAAAATTGATGTTTCCTATCGTGATGTTAAGGTCCTGCATGAGATTGATTTAGAAGTTTATCCCTCTGAAATTGTGACGGTAATAGGCCCCAACGGAGCCGGCAAGAGCACATTGCTGAGCGCCATAATCGGCTTTCAGGCGCCAAATAGAGGTTCAATTTTGTTTAAAGGACACACCATAACGGGGGTTCCGCCTGAAGAAACGGTGAAACTTGGAATGACTATTGTGCCTGAGGGAGCCAGGGTGTTTACGGAAATGTCAGTTTTGGATAACCTCAAAATGGGCTCATATATCAAGTCATCACGAGAGCGTCGAAACGAATCTCTTGAAATGGTTTTTGATTTTTTCCCGCGTTTACATGAACGGATGAAACAAAAGGGAGGGACGCTAAGCGGTGGTGAACGCCAGATGCTGGCTATAGGCAGGGCCCTTATGTCCCGGCCGTCTCTGCTTCTTCTCGACGAGCCTTCCTTGGGTTTAGCCCCATTGCTAGTCACCAAGGTGTTCGAAACCATAGTCAGGATTGCCAGTACTGGTCTGACAGTTCTACTGGTTGAGCAAAATGTTCATTTTTCGCTGGAAATTTCAAAGAAAGCCTATGTTTTGGAAAACGGCCGAATAGTCAAAAGTGGCCCTTCGGAAGAGCTTGCGAACAATGATTACATCAAGAAATCCTATCTGGCCCTCTAG